A genome region from Thermococcus onnurineus NA1 includes the following:
- a CDS encoding DUF655 domain-containing protein, whose amino-acid sequence MDRYRRHSYRESLEKKRRNVEYEEYAYVLDYLPEGYTDLKTGRRTGKPVAQVIGEKAFTLLEVAPREDLMLYERVFIGKGQRDKILMINKKIHYDDLTATAKAELPYVVEEIVKNNEERFVQFFNIAPPITNRLHSLELLPGIGKKHMWEIIEERKKEPFKSFEDLRHRVKGLPDPAKMITKRVVDELEGKDRYRLFVGSRRIFRV is encoded by the coding sequence ATGGATAGGTACCGGAGGCATTCTTACAGGGAGAGTCTCGAAAAGAAGAGGCGGAATGTTGAGTATGAGGAGTACGCCTATGTGCTGGACTATCTGCCGGAAGGATACACTGATTTGAAGACCGGCAGGAGAACCGGAAAGCCTGTGGCACAGGTAATAGGTGAAAAGGCATTCACTCTTCTCGAGGTGGCTCCAAGGGAGGATCTGATGCTGTACGAGAGGGTATTCATAGGCAAGGGGCAGAGGGATAAGATTCTCATGATCAACAAGAAGATCCATTACGATGATCTCACTGCTACCGCTAAGGCTGAACTCCCCTATGTTGTGGAAGAGATAGTCAAGAACAATGAAGAGCGTTTTGTCCAGTTCTTCAACATCGCCCCGCCGATAACCAACAGGCTCCACAGCCTCGAGCTTCTTCCGGGAATAGGCAAGAAGCACATGTGGGAAATCATAGAGGAACGTAAGAAGGAGCCCTTCAAGAGCTTTGAAGATCTGAGGCACAGAGTTAAGGGTCTTCCTGATCCAGCAAAGATGATAACCAAGCGCGTTGTTGATGAGCTTGAAGGGAAGGATCGCTACAGGCTCTTCGTTGGTTCCAGGAGGATATTCAGGGTATGA
- a CDS encoding transcriptional regulator, with protein sequence MMTRRQRIIKLLEERDYSPGELAVALELRGRGAKKVILEDLKAIQKTLKREGKVLLIKPAECRKCGFIFRPEINIPSRCPKCKSEWIEEPRFKIAPK encoded by the coding sequence ATGATGACTCGTAGGCAGCGCATAATAAAGCTTTTGGAGGAGCGCGATTACTCACCGGGTGAGCTGGCAGTAGCATTGGAACTCCGCGGCAGAGGGGCGAAAAAGGTAATCCTCGAAGACCTGAAGGCCATACAAAAGACCCTTAAGCGTGAGGGAAAGGTTCTTCTCATAAAGCCCGCCGAGTGTAGGAAGTGTGGCTTTATCTTCAGGCCGGAGATAAACATACCCTCCCGCTGTCCGAAGTGCAAGTCAGAGTGGATAGAGGAGCCTAGATTTAAGATAGCACCTAAGTAA
- the gatE gene encoding Glu-tRNA(Gln) amidotransferase subunit GatE → MTMAYDYEKLGLKVGLEIHRQLDTKKLFSPVPSELSDEVEFTFQRRLRPTISELGEIDPAALEEFKKGRTYIYEGSYELADLVYIDEEPPHMPDEEALKVALQISYLLNATPIDEVHFMRKIVIDGSNVSGFQRTAIIAMNGKVDTPWGSVGIPTICLEEDACRIVERKDKEVIYRLDRLGIPLVEISTTPDIHHPEQAKVVAKYIGDALRATRKVKRGLGTIRQDLNISIKGGARVEIKGVQELDMIPIIIEREIERQLKLLEIRDELRRRGVKPEDIKEEFYDVTEIFENTGSKIIARTINNGGKVLAVKLPKFRGLIGKEIQPGRRLGTEMADRAKKYVKGIFHIDELPNYGITELEVNAVIEKLGLGEDDAFVLVAAEEETAKKALREVLQRAREAIDGVPEETRRALPDGNTQYMRPLPGKARMYPETDIPPILITEDMKEEILANLPELPQERAERYVKEYNIDKSLAETLVNDERDELFEELIAKGVKPSLAASILVVVLKGLKKEVPIENITDEHIRDAFELYLNGKIAKEAFEEIFKELALHPEKTAQQVAEEKGLTLLSEEEVERIIDEVIQQNIEVIKAKGMGAMGMIMGRAMAKLRGRADGKLVSQLVKKKLKEVQGSAP, encoded by the coding sequence ATGACAATGGCGTACGATTACGAGAAGCTTGGTCTTAAGGTCGGTCTTGAAATCCACAGGCAACTCGACACCAAAAAGCTATTCTCACCCGTTCCAAGCGAGCTGAGCGACGAGGTGGAGTTTACCTTCCAGCGTCGTTTAAGGCCAACTATAAGCGAGCTCGGCGAGATTGATCCGGCTGCTCTGGAGGAGTTCAAGAAGGGGAGGACTTACATCTACGAGGGCAGTTACGAACTGGCAGACCTCGTTTACATTGACGAAGAGCCGCCACACATGCCGGATGAAGAAGCCCTCAAGGTCGCCCTTCAGATTTCCTACCTTCTCAACGCCACTCCCATTGACGAGGTTCACTTCATGCGTAAAATCGTCATAGATGGCTCCAACGTCTCAGGCTTCCAGAGGACGGCAATAATAGCCATGAACGGAAAGGTGGACACACCGTGGGGAAGTGTTGGAATCCCAACGATTTGCCTTGAAGAGGACGCCTGTAGAATAGTCGAGAGGAAAGACAAGGAGGTAATCTACCGCCTCGACAGGCTGGGTATTCCTCTCGTTGAGATAAGCACGACTCCGGACATACACCACCCGGAGCAGGCAAAGGTGGTCGCCAAATACATAGGCGACGCTCTGAGAGCGACGAGGAAAGTCAAGCGCGGTCTTGGAACCATCAGGCAGGATCTCAACATTTCAATAAAGGGCGGTGCCAGAGTAGAGATCAAGGGGGTCCAGGAGCTAGATATGATACCAATCATCATTGAGAGAGAAATCGAAAGGCAGCTCAAGCTCCTCGAGATACGAGACGAGCTGAGGAGGCGCGGAGTCAAGCCAGAGGACATCAAAGAGGAATTCTACGACGTCACTGAGATATTCGAGAACACTGGCTCTAAGATAATAGCGCGCACGATAAATAACGGTGGAAAGGTCCTCGCCGTTAAGCTCCCCAAGTTCCGCGGGCTCATCGGGAAAGAGATTCAGCCCGGCAGGAGGCTCGGAACTGAGATGGCTGACAGAGCCAAGAAATACGTGAAAGGTATCTTCCACATTGATGAATTACCGAATTATGGAATTACAGAATTGGAGGTTAATGCAGTTATCGAAAAACTCGGTCTCGGCGAGGATGACGCCTTCGTCCTCGTCGCCGCAGAGGAGGAAACTGCCAAGAAAGCACTCCGCGAGGTTCTCCAGAGGGCGAGGGAGGCTATAGACGGCGTGCCGGAGGAAACAAGAAGAGCTCTACCCGATGGAAACACCCAGTACATGCGCCCGCTTCCCGGCAAGGCGAGGATGTATCCCGAGACAGACATACCGCCGATACTCATCACGGAGGATATGAAAGAGGAGATACTCGCCAACCTGCCAGAGCTCCCGCAGGAGAGGGCCGAACGCTACGTAAAGGAGTACAATATCGACAAGAGCCTTGCTGAAACCCTTGTAAATGACGAACGCGACGAGCTCTTCGAAGAGCTCATAGCGAAGGGTGTCAAGCCGTCCCTCGCTGCATCAATACTCGTCGTCGTACTCAAGGGTCTCAAAAAGGAGGTTCCCATCGAAAACATCACCGACGAGCACATCAGGGATGCTTTTGAGCTCTATCTCAACGGCAAGATAGCCAAGGAGGCCTTCGAAGAGATATTCAAGGAACTCGCGCTTCACCCAGAGAAGACGGCCCAGCAGGTTGCTGAAGAAAAGGGCCTGACGCTGCTCAGCGAGGAGGAAGTTGAGCGCATCATAGACGAAGTCATCCAGCAGAACATCGAAGTCATAAAGGCCAAGGGCATGGGAGCGATGGGTATGATAATGGGCCGCGCTATGGCGAAGCTCCGCGGAAGGGCCGACGGAAAGCTCGTGAGCCAGCTCGTAAAGAAAAAGCTGAAGGAAGTCCAAGGATCCGCACCTTGA
- a CDS encoding ferritin-like domain-containing protein: MIMTTPIYKTKERERIKFKKILEALSQLDTKELIAHWIDQEVKEAEMYYRLYTMSKEVNWDEQIPKLFFSIYKDCLEHAEALLKLYRTMYPGEEVIKVNVPALEVELSEDRLRELVFKGNLRGILEYLMGTEKIAHDVYSYLAEQTTDEKVRATLIWLAEIENGHYEKLRRLYVTLFGDYPEEEEE; encoded by the coding sequence ATGATCATGACCACCCCCATTTACAAAACAAAAGAAAGAGAGAGAATCAAGTTTAAAAAAATTCTCGAAGCACTTTCCCAGCTCGATACCAAGGAGCTTATAGCTCATTGGATAGATCAAGAAGTGAAGGAAGCTGAAATGTACTACAGACTCTACACAATGAGTAAGGAGGTCAACTGGGATGAGCAGATTCCAAAGCTTTTCTTCAGTATATATAAAGACTGCTTGGAACACGCCGAAGCACTGCTAAAGCTGTACCGTACTATGTATCCAGGCGAGGAAGTTATTAAGGTTAATGTCCCCGCCCTAGAGGTAGAGCTGTCCGAAGATCGCCTCAGAGAGCTGGTGTTTAAGGGAAACCTCCGGGGCATTCTCGAATACCTGATGGGTACAGAGAAAATTGCACACGATGTTTATTCATATCTGGCAGAACAAACTACCGACGAAAAAGTAAGGGCGACTCTCATCTGGCTGGCGGAGATTGAAAATGGACATTACGAAAAGTTGAGGAGGCTCTATGTGACACTCTTTGGAGATTATCCGGAAGAGGAAGAAGAATGA
- the gatD gene encoding Glu-tRNA(Gln) amidotransferase subunit GatD, with protein MRKVERFMQEKGLSVGDYVRIIEKDNGNKSIYEGIVMNPYELSTGETLTLKLDNGYNIGILVDQIVSVEIIEKAKPREEVEFEEVFPKRPELPNVAILGTGGTIASRIDYKTGAVHPAFTAEELAKAVPEIFEIANITPKLLMNILSEDMRPTYWVRIAHEVAGILNNGEDGVIIAHGTDTMAYTASALSFMLRDLGKPVILVGAQRSSDRPSSDAAMNLICSVRMARADFGEVAVVMHGETSDTYCLAHRGTKVRKMHTSRRDAFRSINDIPIARIWPGGEIEFLRKDYRRRTESEVWVDDEMEEKVALVKAFPGMSTEIIDFFVDKGYKGIVIEGTGLGHVPTYVIDSIQRATEEGVAVCMTSQCLYGRVNLNVYSTGRRLLKAGVIPCEDMLPETAYVKLMWVLGHTDDPKEVREMMLTNYAGEITPYTRFDTFLR; from the coding sequence ATGCGCAAAGTTGAGCGGTTTATGCAGGAAAAGGGCCTCAGTGTTGGGGATTACGTCAGAATAATCGAAAAGGATAACGGAAACAAGAGCATCTATGAAGGAATAGTCATGAACCCCTACGAGCTCTCCACCGGCGAGACGCTTACGCTCAAGCTTGACAATGGCTACAACATTGGAATCCTCGTTGATCAGATAGTTTCAGTTGAAATCATCGAGAAGGCGAAGCCAAGAGAGGAAGTAGAGTTCGAAGAAGTGTTTCCGAAAAGGCCAGAGCTTCCAAACGTTGCTATCCTTGGAACGGGCGGAACCATAGCAAGCAGGATAGACTACAAGACTGGAGCCGTCCATCCGGCTTTCACTGCGGAGGAACTTGCCAAGGCAGTTCCGGAGATTTTTGAAATAGCCAACATAACACCGAAGCTCCTTATGAACATCCTCAGTGAGGACATGCGCCCGACGTACTGGGTCAGGATAGCCCACGAAGTTGCGGGCATACTGAACAACGGCGAGGACGGCGTCATCATAGCCCACGGGACGGATACGATGGCATACACCGCATCGGCTTTGAGCTTCATGCTCAGGGACTTGGGCAAACCGGTCATACTCGTCGGCGCTCAAAGAAGCTCGGACAGGCCGAGCAGCGACGCGGCGATGAACCTCATATGCTCTGTCAGGATGGCAAGGGCTGATTTCGGCGAGGTTGCCGTTGTAATGCATGGGGAGACGAGTGACACATACTGTCTCGCTCACAGGGGAACCAAGGTCAGGAAGATGCACACCAGCAGGAGGGACGCCTTCAGGAGCATAAACGATATACCGATAGCCAGAATATGGCCGGGTGGTGAGATTGAGTTCCTCAGAAAGGACTACCGCAGAAGGACTGAAAGCGAGGTCTGGGTCGACGACGAGATGGAGGAGAAGGTCGCTTTGGTAAAGGCCTTCCCCGGAATGAGCACCGAGATAATAGACTTCTTCGTGGACAAGGGGTACAAGGGCATAGTCATAGAGGGAACCGGTCTCGGCCACGTGCCGACCTACGTCATAGACTCAATACAACGCGCTACTGAGGAAGGCGTTGCCGTCTGCATGACGAGTCAGTGTCTCTACGGCAGGGTGAATCTCAACGTTTACTCCACTGGAAGAAGGCTCCTCAAGGCGGGCGTTATTCCGTGCGAAGACATGCTTCCAGAGACGGCTTACGTCAAGCTTATGTGGGTGCTTGGCCACACTGATGATCCAAAAGAGGTCAGGGAAATGATGCTCACGAACTATGCGGGCGAGATAACGCCCTACACGAGGTTTGACACGTTCCTGAGGTGA
- a CDS encoding 50S ribosomal protein L21e: protein MVQKAHSFRRKTRGKLSKKPRRRGLPPLTRFLQEFEVGQKVHIVIEPSYHKGMPDPRFHGRTGTVVGKRGDAYIVQIRDGGKIKTFFIHPVHLRAQKG, encoded by the coding sequence ATGGTTCAGAAGGCCCACAGCTTTAGGAGGAAGACCAGGGGGAAGCTCAGCAAGAAGCCGAGGAGGAGAGGTCTCCCGCCACTCACCAGGTTCCTCCAGGAGTTTGAGGTCGGGCAGAAGGTTCACATCGTCATCGAGCCTAGCTACCACAAGGGCATGCCCGACCCAAGATTTCACGGAAGGACCGGAACCGTTGTTGGCAAGCGTGGCGATGCCTACATCGTCCAGATTAGGGACGGCGGCAAAATAAAGACCTTCTTCATCCACCCAGTCCACCTCAGGGCTCAGAAGGGATGA
- the rsmA gene encoding 16S rRNA (adenine(1518)-N(6)/adenine(1519)-N(6))-dimethyltransferase RsmA, giving the protein MRERLFSLISKYGLRANSDLGQNFLIVDDIIERNVERAELSGRDVVLEIGPGLGVLTDALSKRAGKVYAIEKDPRLVEILRKEYNWSNVEIIEGDALKVDFPEFNKIVSNLPYQISSPITFRFLGYGFERAVLIYQLEFAQRMVARPGDRNYSRLSLMVQAKSYVELVERIGRGAFYPRPKVDSAVIVLEPKPKSEVIELNEDLVRALFQHRRSTVAAALKKSHHMLGLSKAEFKNVKDVISSAPYAEKRVFQLSPEEVKEIEAYLKVNNII; this is encoded by the coding sequence ATGAGGGAGCGCCTCTTTTCTCTCATTTCTAAATACGGATTAAGGGCAAACTCTGACCTTGGACAGAACTTTCTAATAGTAGACGATATCATCGAGAGAAACGTTGAGAGGGCTGAACTTAGCGGAAGAGATGTCGTTCTTGAAATTGGCCCCGGACTTGGTGTTCTCACGGATGCACTCAGCAAGCGTGCCGGGAAGGTTTATGCCATAGAAAAGGACCCACGTCTTGTTGAGATACTGCGAAAGGAGTACAACTGGTCCAACGTCGAGATAATAGAGGGGGACGCTCTAAAGGTTGATTTTCCAGAGTTTAACAAAATAGTCTCAAACCTGCCCTATCAAATTTCCTCCCCGATAACCTTCAGGTTCCTCGGATACGGATTCGAGAGGGCCGTTCTCATCTACCAGCTTGAGTTCGCACAGAGAATGGTGGCAAGGCCGGGCGACAGGAACTACTCTCGCCTCTCACTGATGGTTCAGGCCAAGTCCTACGTTGAACTCGTCGAGAGGATTGGACGAGGTGCGTTCTATCCCCGGCCAAAGGTTGACTCTGCAGTCATTGTCCTTGAACCCAAGCCGAAAAGTGAGGTCATAGAACTGAATGAGGATCTCGTTAGGGCTCTCTTTCAGCACAGGAGGAGTACGGTTGCTGCCGCATTGAAGAAATCCCACCACATGCTTGGTCTCAGCAAGGCTGAGTTCAAGAATGTTAAAGACGTGATTTCCTCGGCACCTTATGCAGAAAAAAGAGTCTTTCAGCTCTCCCCTGAGGAGGTTAAGGAAATAGAAGCATACCTAAAGGTTAACAACATCATCTAG
- a CDS encoding tRNA pseudouridine(54/55) synthase Pus10 yields the protein MIVEKAEKVLKAHSLCDHCLGRLFARLGRSTNEERGKAIRFVLNMERSAKGLEPIEEAEKCELCGNVFERIPELIELMKKVSKGIEFDTFLVGSRFSKEIKEREKALWEEFGIDTGEPINREFNRELGKAFGLATGKDTSKTPDVVFIVEPYSGKIELQINPLYIYGRYRKLVRGIPQTPLPELEESVASIICRPFSRAAGGKCVFKGAGREDVDVRMLGNGRPFILEIKGPKKRKLDLGAIAKEINASGKVEVLDLRFVTTKEAEEVLTKNHRKEYLALVLVEDGVTPEEAREVAGELRGLEIHQRTPWRVRKARADKVRVKRIHEAEARWIDEKHFELRLITDGGLYIKELISGDKGRTKPSVSDLLGKPAWCERLDVLNILDE from the coding sequence ATGATAGTCGAGAAGGCTGAAAAGGTTCTTAAAGCACATAGCCTCTGTGACCACTGCCTCGGCAGGCTCTTTGCCCGCCTTGGAAGAAGTACTAACGAGGAACGCGGGAAGGCAATAAGGTTCGTCCTCAACATGGAGCGCTCAGCGAAAGGATTAGAGCCAATAGAAGAGGCTGAGAAGTGTGAGCTCTGCGGGAACGTTTTTGAGAGGATTCCCGAACTCATTGAACTCATGAAAAAGGTGAGCAAAGGGATAGAGTTCGACACTTTTTTAGTCGGTTCCCGCTTCTCCAAGGAGATAAAAGAGAGGGAAAAAGCCCTCTGGGAGGAGTTCGGTATAGACACTGGCGAGCCCATAAACAGAGAATTCAACCGCGAGCTTGGCAAGGCCTTTGGCCTCGCAACTGGAAAGGATACCTCAAAAACTCCGGATGTTGTTTTCATAGTCGAGCCATATTCGGGGAAGATCGAGCTTCAGATAAATCCCCTCTACATTTATGGCCGCTATAGAAAGCTTGTTAGGGGCATTCCGCAGACGCCTCTCCCGGAATTGGAGGAGAGCGTTGCGTCTATAATTTGCCGTCCATTTTCCAGGGCTGCGGGGGGGAAGTGCGTCTTTAAGGGCGCCGGCAGGGAGGATGTTGACGTTAGGATGCTCGGCAATGGCAGGCCCTTCATCCTCGAGATAAAAGGTCCAAAGAAAAGGAAGCTTGATCTCGGAGCTATAGCAAAGGAGATAAATGCGAGCGGAAAGGTGGAGGTTCTTGACCTTCGTTTTGTGACCACTAAGGAGGCTGAGGAAGTTCTCACAAAGAACCATCGGAAGGAATATCTCGCCCTGGTTCTCGTCGAAGATGGTGTAACTCCTGAGGAAGCCAGGGAAGTGGCGGGAGAGCTTAGAGGGCTTGAGATACACCAAAGAACGCCCTGGCGCGTGAGGAAGGCGAGAGCCGACAAAGTAAGGGTCAAAAGGATTCATGAAGCGGAGGCAAGATGGATAGACGAGAAGCACTTTGAGTTGAGGCTAATCACCGATGGCGGCCTCTACATCAAGGAGCTCATCTCGGGTGATAAAGGAAGAACCAAGCCTTCCGTTAGCGACCTCCTCGGGAAGCCAGCCTGGTGCGAAAGGCTGGATGTTCTGAACATCCTCGATGAGTGA
- a CDS encoding RNA polymerase Rpb4 family protein, which translates to MIGRKKLEERYLTIAETKELLERRKAEGVEENPEEPMFYEARVSLEHAERFAKLKPEQAVELKEKLIGLFEWLDERLAAKLVDLMPEDYFDIRVIFTKEDYMPTREEAEEIIKLLDDYRE; encoded by the coding sequence ATGATAGGAAGGAAAAAGCTCGAGGAGCGTTATCTTACCATAGCGGAGACCAAAGAGCTCCTCGAGAGGCGTAAGGCCGAGGGTGTGGAGGAGAACCCGGAGGAACCGATGTTCTACGAGGCCAGAGTTAGCTTGGAACATGCCGAGCGCTTTGCCAAGCTCAAGCCTGAGCAGGCCGTTGAGCTAAAGGAGAAGCTCATAGGCCTCTTCGAGTGGCTCGACGAGAGGCTGGCAGCTAAGCTCGTTGACCTCATGCCAGAAGACTACTTCGACATCCGTGTTATCTTTACCAAGGAAGACTACATGCCTACCCGGGAAGAGGCTGAGGAGATAATAAAGCTCCTCGACGACTACAGGGAGTGA